The following are encoded together in the Vibrio zhugei genome:
- a CDS encoding PadR family transcriptional regulator yields the protein MSLPHVILTVLSTRDATGYDITKEFSASIGYFWKASHQQVYRELNKMGQDGLVTCVLEPQEGKPDRKVYSITDSGRNALGEWFDKPTKHPTVRDEFSAKLMACAVQPSARYRLQLIDLIEESKKLVEHYRDIEAAHYSAPAELGKTQRLERLTLRRNLLLREAWIEWAEEALAELEPTS from the coding sequence ATGTCATTACCACACGTAATCCTTACTGTTCTAAGTACACGAGATGCAACTGGATACGATATTACGAAAGAATTTTCAGCAAGCATCGGATATTTTTGGAAAGCAAGCCATCAACAAGTTTATCGTGAATTGAATAAAATGGGTCAAGACGGCCTCGTCACTTGTGTATTAGAACCACAAGAAGGCAAGCCGGATCGTAAAGTGTATTCAATCACAGATTCAGGACGCAATGCATTGGGCGAGTGGTTTGATAAGCCAACCAAACACCCAACAGTGCGTGATGAGTTCAGCGCTAAACTCATGGCTTGTGCAGTACAACCCTCTGCACGTTATCGATTACAGCTAATTGACTTGATTGAAGAATCAAAAAAATTAGTCGAACACTATCGAGACATTGAAGCGGCGCACTACTCAGCTCCGGCCGAGCTTGGTAAAACTCAACGATTAGAACGACTCACTTTGCGCCGTAATTTACTGCTTCGCGAAGCTTGGATTGAATGGGCAGAAGAAGCACTCGCTGAACTCGAACCCACCAGCTAA